A genomic segment from Paenibacillus sp. FSL K6-1096 encodes:
- a CDS encoding carbohydrate ABC transporter permease — protein MSTRIPTASGPWVSHKQAKERTFKGFAYLFLSAGALVMAVPFLWMLSTSLKQQGMEFEMPPKWIPQHLEWSNYHFVLFESDIVQGFVNTLLIILLPCLVGLFTSALAAYAFARLQFPARNLLFGLLLATMMIPGVVTMIPTFMLFKTIGWIDSWMPLIIPGMFGAAAAVFLLRQFFMTIPKELEDAAKVDGMNPFHTFLRIMLPLSKPALITQGLLNFIAGYNDYLGPLIYINSPEKYTLQLVLASFQGFYTSQWTYIMAGSVLALIPTLLVFFFAQKYFVEGIALTGMKG, from the coding sequence GTGAGTACGAGAATACCAACAGCAAGCGGCCCCTGGGTCAGCCACAAACAGGCCAAAGAGCGTACCTTCAAAGGCTTCGCCTATCTGTTCCTGTCGGCCGGAGCGCTGGTTATGGCGGTTCCCTTTCTGTGGATGCTGTCCACCTCGCTGAAGCAGCAGGGAATGGAATTTGAAATGCCGCCGAAATGGATACCTCAGCATTTGGAATGGAGTAACTATCATTTCGTATTGTTTGAATCTGATATTGTTCAAGGGTTTGTGAACACCTTACTCATTATCCTGCTGCCATGTCTGGTAGGCTTGTTTACCAGCGCGCTGGCAGCCTATGCCTTTGCGCGGCTTCAATTTCCGGCCAGGAATCTGCTGTTCGGACTGCTACTGGCTACCATGATGATTCCCGGTGTGGTCACAATGATTCCGACCTTCATGCTGTTCAAAACCATCGGCTGGATTGACAGCTGGATGCCGCTGATCATACCGGGGATGTTCGGGGCGGCAGCAGCCGTATTTCTGCTGAGACAATTCTTCATGACGATCCCGAAGGAGCTGGAGGATGCGGCCAAGGTAGACGGAATGAATCCGTTCCACACCTTCCTGCGGATCATGCTGCCGCTATCTAAGCCGGCTTTGATTACGCAAGGACTCTTGAACTTTATAGCAGGCTATAACGATTATCTTGGGCCGCTGATTTATATCAACTCGCCCGAGAAGTACACCCTGCAGCTGGTGCTTGCGTCCTTTCAGGGGTTCTATACCTCGCAATGGACCTATATTATGGCCGGCTCCGTGCTGGCGCTGATTCCCACGCTGCTGGTGTTCTTTTTCGCACAGAAATATTTCGTTGAGGGCATTGCCTTAACAGGGATGAAGGGCTGA